In a genomic window of Staphylococcus taiwanensis:
- a CDS encoding DUF423 domain-containing protein has translation MKLFIILGALCTMMSVGTGAFGAHGLEGKLSDKYMSVWEKAVNYQMYHGLGLLIIGVIGGTTSINVNWAGWLIFLGVVFFSGSLYILALTQIRILGAITPIGGVLFIAGWLMLIISTFKFVG, from the coding sequence ATGAAATTATTTATTATATTAGGAGCATTATGCACAATGATGTCAGTAGGTACTGGCGCATTTGGTGCACATGGGTTAGAAGGAAAGTTATCTGATAAATATATGTCTGTTTGGGAAAAAGCGGTGAACTATCAAATGTATCACGGTCTTGGACTTTTAATCATTGGTGTGATTGGTGGTACAACCTCTATTAATGTGAACTGGGCAGGTTGGCTTATATTCTTAGGTGTCGTCTTCTTTAGCGGTTCATTATATATTTTAGCGTTAACTCAAATTCGTATTTTGGGTGCGATAACACCTATTGGTGGCGTATTATTTATCGCTGGCTGGTTAATGTTAATAATTTCTACATTTAAATTTGTAGGTTAA